From Homoserinimonas aerilata, a single genomic window includes:
- a CDS encoding DUF2249 domain-containing protein, which produces MAAEPIQLHSTAAAATAKADTGCACGHHEDEALVLDTRQIPHAIRHATIFGALDSLAVGISLDLVANHNPLPLLAQLAQRHPDAFETAYIDDGPELWTLRLTRVAA; this is translated from the coding sequence ATGGCAGCAGAGCCGATCCAGCTTCACAGCACCGCCGCAGCGGCGACCGCGAAGGCCGACACCGGATGCGCGTGCGGGCACCATGAAGACGAGGCGCTCGTTCTCGATACCCGGCAGATTCCGCACGCGATCCGGCACGCCACCATCTTCGGCGCGCTCGACTCGCTTGCGGTCGGCATCTCGCTCGACCTGGTGGCCAACCACAACCCGCTGCCACTGCTCGCCCAGCTGGCGCAGCGGCATCCGGACGCCTTCGAGACCGCGTACATCGACGACGGCCCCGAATTGTGGACGCTGCGCCTCACCCGCGTGGCGGCCTGA
- a CDS encoding OsmC family peroxiredoxin, which produces MSIAQRTVETKWEGTLAKGGGTLNGTSGALDGQPVSWAARTEEPGGKTSPEELAAAAHSSCFSMALALTLGEHKLTPTTLVVGCTVTLDAVDGVPTIVSSEITVDGDVEGTDAAGFAAIVDEAAAVCPISRLFAGATITVTTKFKGQ; this is translated from the coding sequence ATGAGCATTGCGCAGCGCACAGTCGAAACCAAGTGGGAGGGAACGCTCGCCAAAGGCGGCGGAACCCTCAACGGCACGAGCGGCGCCCTAGACGGGCAGCCGGTGAGCTGGGCTGCACGTACGGAAGAACCGGGCGGCAAGACCAGCCCTGAAGAGCTCGCCGCTGCAGCACACTCCTCCTGTTTCTCCATGGCCCTCGCGCTCACGCTCGGTGAGCACAAGCTGACCCCGACAACCCTCGTCGTCGGCTGCACCGTGACCCTCGACGCGGTCGACGGCGTGCCCACGATCGTGTCATCCGAGATCACGGTCGACGGGGATGTCGAAGGAACGGATGCGGCAGGTTTCGCCGCGATCGTCGACGAGGCGGCCGCCGTCTGCCCCATCTCACGCCTGTTCGCTGGCGCCACCATCACCGTCACGACGAAGTTCAAGGGGCAGTAG
- a CDS encoding CGNR zinc finger domain-containing protein, translating to MTTGQWLANPDGTRWFFDSGALSLDFGLGGVDVREQFASPADLVEWLAERFERVEKKASTGELRDAVLLREAIASAARAVALGGAPTRDDVDTINLFAAMPDVPPALAGGRRRAGAGRVRAAQALASVARDAVRVFTTHGRLDDAGEASARRRIRECEADDCGYVFLDESRADNRRWCSMQRCGNRAKVRAHRARALG from the coding sequence GTGACCACAGGCCAGTGGCTGGCGAACCCCGACGGCACCCGATGGTTCTTCGACTCCGGCGCGCTGAGCCTCGACTTCGGCCTGGGCGGCGTCGATGTGCGTGAGCAGTTCGCGTCGCCCGCCGACCTGGTCGAGTGGCTGGCGGAGCGCTTCGAGCGCGTCGAGAAGAAGGCCAGCACGGGCGAGCTGCGCGACGCCGTGCTGCTGCGCGAGGCCATCGCATCCGCAGCCCGTGCCGTCGCGCTGGGTGGTGCGCCCACCCGCGACGACGTCGACACGATCAACCTCTTCGCCGCGATGCCGGATGTTCCGCCTGCGCTGGCGGGCGGTCGCCGTCGCGCCGGGGCGGGCCGGGTGCGCGCCGCGCAGGCGCTCGCGAGCGTGGCGCGGGATGCGGTGCGCGTGTTCACGACGCACGGTCGCCTCGATGACGCGGGGGAGGCATCCGCTCGCCGTCGCATCAGGGAGTGTGAGGCGGATGACTGCGGTTACGTCTTTCTCGATGAATCGCGCGCCGACAACCGCCGCTGGTGCTCGATGCAGCGCTGCGGAAACCGGGCGAAGGTGCGGGCGCATCGGGCCCGCGCGCTGGGGTGA
- a CDS encoding DUF5671 domain-containing protein — translation MSETTTRPAATPAPGGVQTVRRVITYLLLLTMVIIAAIGLSGLLERLLSVGNTMLNTDNYGLAQSLAFTLVAGPLAALLWWLIWRESAIARDRASVAWPVYLMVASTIALLTFTIALFTWVANIITGDADLSGLAVPLVWALVWVWHYWMWRHPSKGPSRLVGVTPAIASLIGLTFAIGGLTLALSALINSALAGVGAIAVAGSPVWQPILQSLVWAVGGGAIWWWHWFRVGVRNHTTGFSHVLLVYIAGFASFALFASGVTRTLATTLTLLAGASEPLTARFDEYGIAVSTAAFGALTLIYHARVVAAHGPALSSASRLVSAGVSLAVAATGVGVTVNALLATISEPLIDYSIRSLLLGGLSALLVGGALWWVIWAPRSASAANRVATPGRRVYLVVIFGVSALVALITLLVIGFQLFSFILDNSSGESFLERSRQALGLLVATVLVAAYHFVVWRRDMASGVTHEPRRTIERVTLVAAHGDELAQAIRTSTGARVTVLRRADAGPGEANADAVVAALDGIEAAHVLVIATPGIEVIHLAE, via the coding sequence ATGAGTGAAACCACCACAAGGCCAGCCGCCACGCCCGCCCCCGGCGGAGTGCAAACCGTGCGCCGGGTCATCACCTACCTGCTGTTGCTGACCATGGTCATCATCGCCGCCATCGGCCTGAGCGGGCTCCTCGAACGACTCCTCAGCGTCGGCAACACCATGCTCAACACCGACAACTACGGACTCGCCCAATCACTCGCCTTCACACTCGTCGCCGGGCCGCTCGCCGCCCTGCTGTGGTGGCTGATCTGGCGAGAATCGGCGATCGCCCGCGACCGAGCATCCGTCGCCTGGCCCGTCTACCTGATGGTGGCCTCCACCATCGCGCTACTCACCTTCACCATTGCGCTCTTCACCTGGGTGGCAAACATCATCACCGGCGACGCCGACCTCTCCGGGCTCGCCGTGCCCCTCGTCTGGGCTCTCGTGTGGGTGTGGCATTACTGGATGTGGCGGCACCCGAGCAAAGGACCGAGCCGGCTGGTCGGCGTCACCCCCGCGATCGCATCGCTGATCGGGCTCACCTTCGCCATCGGCGGGCTCACCCTCGCACTGTCTGCTCTCATCAACTCCGCCCTGGCAGGAGTGGGGGCGATTGCTGTCGCCGGCTCGCCGGTCTGGCAGCCCATCCTTCAGTCCCTCGTGTGGGCTGTCGGTGGCGGCGCCATCTGGTGGTGGCACTGGTTCCGGGTCGGGGTGCGCAACCACACGACCGGGTTCTCGCACGTGCTGCTCGTCTACATCGCCGGCTTCGCCTCCTTCGCGCTGTTCGCATCCGGAGTCACCCGCACCCTCGCAACAACACTCACCCTCCTCGCCGGGGCTTCAGAACCGTTGACGGCACGCTTCGACGAATACGGCATCGCGGTCTCGACAGCAGCCTTCGGCGCCCTCACCCTCATCTACCACGCCAGAGTGGTCGCGGCACACGGCCCGGCGCTCAGCTCAGCAAGCAGGCTGGTCAGCGCGGGGGTATCGCTCGCGGTGGCGGCAACCGGAGTCGGCGTGACCGTCAACGCCCTGCTTGCCACGATCAGCGAACCTCTCATCGACTACAGCATCCGCAGCCTGCTCCTGGGCGGTCTCAGCGCACTGCTCGTCGGGGGCGCCCTGTGGTGGGTTATCTGGGCGCCGCGCAGCGCATCCGCCGCCAACAGGGTTGCCACACCGGGCAGACGCGTCTACCTTGTGGTGATCTTCGGGGTGAGCGCCCTCGTCGCCCTCATAACCCTGCTCGTCATCGGGTTCCAACTGTTCTCATTCATCCTCGACAACAGCAGCGGCGAAAGCTTCTTGGAACGATCGCGGCAGGCGCTAGGGCTGCTCGTCGCAACCGTGCTCGTGGCCGCCTACCATTTTGTGGTCTGGCGCCGAGACATGGCCTCCGGGGTGACGCACGAACCGCGCCGAACGATCGAACGGGTGACCCTGGTAGCCGCCCACGGAGACGAGCTTGCCCAGGCGATCCGTACCTCCACCGGTGCCCGGGTCACCGTGCTCAGGCGGGCGGATGCCGGACCAGGCGAGGCAAACGCAGACGCCGTGGTCGCCGCCCTCGACGGCATTGAAGCCGCCCACGTACTCGTCATCGCCACACCAGGCATCGAGGTCATTCACCTGGCGGAGTGA
- a CDS encoding SDR family NAD(P)-dependent oxidoreductase, which produces MKDVAAKIVLVTGAAMGMGRMYAQRAVAEGAAAVVLWDIDEQGLAATQAELGASGVPVHAYTVDVSSLEQIQDAAARVIAEVGAPDVLINNAGVVRSALFWEQDSRRDTEFTMSINALAPMHVTREFLPAMIASGRESRVLNIASAAGTLSNPRMAVYAASKWAVIGWSDSVRLELEKAGHAHVKVTTFAPSYISTGMFEGARGPLLTPVMTPEFAVRRAWAAMLAGKPILYLPWSVNLSKVLRGVLPTRAWDAIGGRWFGVYRSMDEFTGRPGH; this is translated from the coding sequence ATGAAGGATGTTGCAGCGAAGATCGTGCTCGTCACCGGTGCGGCGATGGGCATGGGCCGCATGTATGCGCAGCGGGCCGTAGCCGAAGGCGCGGCGGCGGTCGTGCTGTGGGATATCGACGAGCAGGGGTTGGCCGCGACGCAGGCCGAGCTTGGGGCATCCGGCGTTCCTGTCCATGCGTACACGGTCGACGTGTCGTCGCTCGAGCAGATTCAGGATGCTGCGGCGCGCGTGATCGCGGAGGTCGGTGCCCCCGACGTGCTCATCAACAACGCCGGCGTCGTGCGCAGCGCGCTGTTCTGGGAGCAGGACTCACGGCGCGACACCGAGTTCACCATGAGCATCAACGCACTCGCGCCGATGCACGTGACGCGCGAGTTCCTGCCCGCGATGATCGCCTCGGGCCGCGAGAGCCGGGTGCTCAACATCGCGTCGGCGGCCGGCACGCTCTCGAACCCGCGGATGGCCGTGTACGCGGCGTCGAAGTGGGCGGTCATCGGCTGGAGCGACTCAGTGCGGCTCGAGCTCGAGAAAGCCGGCCACGCGCACGTGAAGGTGACGACGTTCGCGCCGAGCTACATCTCGACCGGCATGTTCGAGGGGGCGCGCGGGCCGCTGCTCACCCCGGTCATGACCCCCGAATTCGCGGTGCGCCGCGCGTGGGCGGCGATGCTCGCCGGCAAGCCGATCCTGTACCTGCCGTGGTCGGTGAACCTGTCGAAGGTGCTGCGCGGCGTGCTGCCGACCCGCGCCTGGGACGCCATCGGCGGCCGCTGGTTCGGCGTCTACAGATCCATGGACGAGTTCACGGGGCGCCCCGGCCACTGA
- the uvrA gene encoding excinuclease ABC subunit UvrA yields the protein MTDSTTQGWVQVRGAREHNLKNVDLDIPRDAVVAFTGVSGSGKSSLAFGTLYAEAQRRYFESVAPYARRLLNQVGAPDVDQITGLPPAVALQQRRGAPSSRSTVGTITTLSNLLRMLYSRAGTYPAGAAHLAAEAFSPNTPAGACPRCHGLGVVHDVTEELLVPDPTLSIRDGAIAAWPGAWQGANLRSIVHGLGISIDKPWNTLPRKDQEWLLFTDEQPSVLIEPERDRIDHGYYGKFWSARSHVMHVLAQSQSERMRERALRFVVSVDCPACGGSGLRPEALAVTYAGRSIAQMNTVPLAELAAALHNTHNSSTDGRGAGGSEASEAAQRIASDMIVRVNELLTLGLGYLSLGRNSTTLSTGESQRLRIATQLRSGLFGVVYVLDEPSAGLHPADAEPLLEVLDRLKDSGNTLFVVEHDLDVVRRADWVVDIGPNAGDGGGRVLYSGPVDGLEGVTESVTAQYLFADNAHSIRTVRQPDSWITISDITRHNLRGTTVELPLGVMTAVTGVSGSGKSTLVTQVLAHLVRSQLGVAGDPDDPALTLDVGSVSGLDAIDRLVVVDQRPIGRTPRSNLATYTGMFDAVRKLFAATDEARARRYGAGRFSFNVPGGRCDACAGEGFVSVELMFLPGTYAPCEVCHGARYNAETLEITYRDTTIADVLGMTVDTAAEFFADVPSAERSLRTLRDVGLGYLRLGQPATELSGGEAQRIKLATELQRARRGHTLYLLDEPTAGLHPADTRLLLDQLQRLVDAGNTVILVEHDLPAIADSDWVIDLGPGGGDAGGTVVATGTPQHIATGGGATAVHVAAWLNRTTQTNTAI from the coding sequence ATGACAGACAGCACAACGCAGGGGTGGGTTCAGGTTCGCGGCGCCCGCGAGCACAACCTCAAAAACGTTGACCTCGATATTCCGCGGGATGCTGTTGTCGCGTTCACGGGCGTGTCAGGCTCCGGCAAGTCGTCACTCGCATTCGGCACCCTCTACGCCGAAGCACAACGCCGCTACTTCGAATCGGTGGCCCCCTACGCCCGCCGCCTGCTCAACCAGGTGGGCGCCCCCGACGTCGACCAGATCACGGGCCTCCCGCCGGCCGTCGCACTGCAGCAACGCCGGGGCGCACCCAGCTCACGCTCCACCGTTGGCACCATCACCACCCTCTCCAACCTGCTGCGCATGCTCTACTCTCGCGCCGGAACCTACCCGGCAGGCGCAGCACACCTTGCCGCCGAAGCGTTCTCACCCAACACCCCCGCCGGGGCGTGCCCGCGCTGCCACGGGCTCGGCGTCGTGCACGATGTCACCGAAGAGCTACTGGTGCCCGACCCGACACTCAGCATCCGCGACGGCGCCATCGCGGCCTGGCCGGGTGCCTGGCAGGGAGCAAACCTGCGCAGCATTGTGCACGGGCTGGGCATCAGCATCGACAAACCGTGGAACACCCTCCCGCGCAAAGACCAAGAGTGGTTGCTGTTCACCGACGAACAGCCATCCGTGCTCATCGAACCAGAACGTGACCGCATCGACCACGGTTATTACGGCAAATTCTGGAGCGCCCGCAGCCACGTCATGCACGTTCTCGCACAATCTCAGAGCGAACGGATGCGCGAACGAGCGCTCCGCTTTGTGGTCAGCGTCGACTGCCCGGCCTGCGGCGGCAGCGGCCTGCGCCCCGAAGCGCTCGCCGTCACCTATGCGGGGCGCAGCATCGCCCAGATGAACACGGTACCGCTCGCCGAACTGGCGGCAGCCTTGCACAACACACACAACAGCAGCACGGATGGCCGTGGCGCAGGCGGCAGCGAAGCGAGCGAGGCCGCCCAGCGGATCGCATCCGACATGATCGTGCGAGTCAACGAACTGCTCACACTGGGGCTCGGCTATCTGAGCCTCGGCCGCAACTCCACAACCCTGTCGACCGGTGAATCGCAGCGGCTGCGCATCGCCACCCAACTGCGATCCGGGCTGTTCGGCGTTGTGTATGTGCTCGACGAGCCGTCAGCCGGGCTACACCCGGCCGACGCAGAACCGCTACTCGAAGTGCTCGACCGGCTCAAAGACTCAGGCAACACCCTGTTCGTCGTCGAACATGACCTCGACGTTGTGCGCCGGGCAGACTGGGTGGTCGACATCGGCCCCAACGCCGGAGACGGAGGCGGGCGGGTGCTCTACTCGGGCCCCGTCGACGGGCTCGAAGGCGTCACCGAATCGGTGACCGCACAATACCTTTTTGCTGACAACGCCCACAGCATCCGCACGGTCAGGCAACCCGACTCGTGGATCACCATCAGCGACATCACCCGCCACAACCTGCGCGGCACCACCGTCGAGCTGCCCCTGGGGGTCATGACCGCCGTCACCGGCGTCTCAGGGTCAGGCAAATCAACCCTCGTCACCCAAGTGCTCGCCCACCTGGTTCGGTCGCAACTCGGTGTGGCCGGCGACCCCGACGACCCCGCACTGACACTCGATGTGGGCAGCGTCAGCGGGCTCGACGCAATCGACCGACTGGTGGTCGTCGACCAGCGCCCCATCGGCCGCACCCCCCGCTCCAACCTGGCCACCTACACGGGCATGTTCGACGCGGTGCGCAAACTCTTTGCCGCAACAGATGAAGCCCGCGCCCGCCGGTACGGCGCCGGCCGGTTCTCCTTCAACGTGCCCGGTGGCCGGTGCGACGCCTGCGCCGGAGAAGGTTTCGTCTCAGTGGAACTCATGTTCCTCCCCGGAACGTACGCACCCTGCGAGGTCTGCCACGGCGCCCGCTACAACGCCGAAACCCTCGAAATCACCTACCGCGACACAACAATCGCCGACGTGCTCGGAATGACCGTCGACACCGCCGCCGAATTCTTCGCCGACGTGCCCTCCGCCGAACGCAGCCTCCGCACCCTCCGCGATGTCGGGCTCGGCTACCTGCGACTCGGCCAACCCGCCACAGAACTCAGCGGCGGCGAAGCACAACGCATCAAACTGGCCACCGAACTGCAGCGGGCCCGCCGCGGGCACACCCTCTACCTTCTCGACGAACCAACCGCTGGGCTGCATCCGGCCGACACACGCCTACTACTCGACCAACTCCAACGACTCGTGGATGCCGGTAACACGGTCATCCTCGTAGAACACGACCTGCCCGCCATCGCCGACTCCGACTGGGTCATCGACCTCGGACCGGGCGGAGGCGACGCAGGAGGCACCGTCGTCGCCACCGGCACCCCACAGCACATCGCAACCGGGGGAGGGGCAACCGCCGTGCATGTGGCGGCGTGGCTCAACCGCACCACACAAACGAACACCGCCATCTAG
- a CDS encoding NAD(P)H-binding protein produces the protein MSRIAIIGGHGKVALLLAHRLAVKGEDVTSIIRNPGHAEDVAATGAVPAVADIETLDVDEFATLLDGHDAVIWAAGAGGGDPARTYAVDRDAAIRSMDAAQTAAVKRYVMVSYFGARPDHGVPEDNSFFAYAEAKAAADEHLRASDLDWTILGPSGLTLAPGTGTIDASAEESTTVSRDNVARVAEAVLDDDRTIGRTIRFNDGPTPIADALHA, from the coding sequence ATGTCACGCATCGCCATCATCGGAGGCCACGGCAAGGTGGCCCTTCTGCTCGCACACCGCCTCGCCGTCAAGGGCGAAGACGTCACGTCCATCATCCGCAATCCGGGGCACGCAGAAGACGTCGCCGCGACCGGTGCGGTGCCCGCCGTCGCCGACATCGAGACGCTCGACGTCGACGAGTTCGCGACTCTGCTCGACGGCCACGACGCCGTCATCTGGGCGGCCGGAGCGGGCGGTGGCGACCCCGCACGCACCTACGCCGTCGACCGCGATGCGGCCATCAGATCCATGGATGCCGCCCAGACGGCGGCCGTGAAACGGTACGTCATGGTGTCGTACTTCGGCGCGCGCCCCGACCACGGCGTGCCGGAGGACAACAGCTTCTTCGCCTACGCAGAGGCGAAGGCCGCCGCGGATGAGCACCTGCGCGCATCCGACCTCGACTGGACGATCCTCGGCCCGAGCGGCCTCACCCTCGCGCCCGGCACCGGCACGATCGACGCCTCCGCCGAGGAGTCGACGACCGTCTCACGCGACAACGTCGCCCGCGTCGCCGAAGCCGTACTCGACGACGACAGAACCATCGGGCGCACGATCCGCTTCAACGACGGGCCCACCCCCATCGCCGACGCGCTGCACGCCTGA
- a CDS encoding siderophore-interacting protein, which translates to MSDRPVRAPKPQIVLEVIRREQLSPHLVRLYLGGDGFASFVNNDLTDRYVKIFFAHPELGLQPPYDMAALRERLTRDELPVTRTYTVREVNDAEQWLSIDFVVHGDEGLAAPWAARAEPGDRIAFTGPGGGYRPNPEADWHLLAGDESALPAIGAALEAMPEEAIGVAFIEVGGADDQIALSAPAGIDIRWLHRGAAPAGSSSILADTVAAFEWMPGQVQVFAHGERESMKALREVFFGQRGLDRGQVSLSGYWAYGRTEDRFQAEKREPIGQILAP; encoded by the coding sequence GTGTCTGATCGTCCTGTGCGCGCACCGAAGCCCCAGATCGTGCTCGAAGTGATCCGGCGCGAGCAGTTGAGCCCGCATCTGGTGCGGCTGTACCTCGGCGGCGACGGCTTCGCATCGTTCGTGAACAACGACCTCACCGACCGCTACGTGAAGATCTTCTTCGCGCATCCAGAACTCGGCCTGCAGCCGCCTTACGACATGGCCGCACTGCGCGAACGCTTGACCCGGGACGAACTTCCCGTGACCCGCACCTACACGGTTCGCGAGGTGAATGACGCAGAACAGTGGCTGTCGATCGATTTCGTCGTGCACGGCGATGAAGGGCTAGCCGCGCCGTGGGCCGCACGTGCCGAGCCCGGCGACCGCATCGCATTCACCGGCCCCGGCGGCGGCTACAGGCCGAACCCCGAAGCCGACTGGCATCTGCTCGCCGGCGACGAATCCGCGCTGCCCGCCATCGGCGCCGCCCTCGAAGCCATGCCCGAGGAGGCGATCGGTGTCGCCTTCATCGAGGTGGGCGGGGCGGATGACCAGATCGCGTTGAGCGCACCGGCCGGCATCGACATCCGGTGGCTGCACCGTGGTGCGGCGCCTGCGGGCAGTTCGAGCATCCTCGCCGACACGGTCGCAGCATTCGAGTGGATGCCCGGGCAGGTCCAGGTCTTCGCCCACGGCGAGCGGGAGTCGATGAAGGCACTGCGTGAGGTGTTCTTCGGCCAGCGGGGGCTTGATCGCGGGCAGGTATCGCTCTCCGGGTATTGGGCGTACGGTCGCACGGAGGATCGCTTCCAGGCGGAGAAGCGCGAACCGATCGGGCAGATCCTGGCGCCGTGA
- a CDS encoding multicopper oxidase domain-containing protein produces MTRRGWYLAINSLVLLWVVATALAVLFHRFLPVPTWLMVHLTVLGAATTAILIWSQHFADTLLRRPARGGRVALAVRLGIHTLGAATVIGGMMTGVWPVTIAGGALVALAAVLHSVSLFVQGRGALPSRFGHLVRYYVAAGLVLVVGVAAGVLLAGPDASPWSREQLHLAHIALNVLGWVGLTVVGTVILLWPTILHARIQPQAERAASFALAPLLFGLALIVVACLSGYVPLVAMGVLVYLAGLSLVLIEAVKQAIDSPPRTYAAYSMAAALLWFFGSVLAFGVLVIATRDWSALDSAVDALIIPFVAGFIAQIVIAALSHLVPVVLGGGPAVSRLTARELDRGSVFRVIVINGGMLLYLFPLPGLVKIVLSFVVFAVLLSFVVFALRAVRIARRGVAEATDAGPQPQIRSRSGMVVTAAGALVLAVVVGVAIDPTAAGIGAARPDASVQETGHTTTVQMTMKDMRFSPDVVEVPAGDRLVIELSNLDADVHDLAVENGVASGRLAKGQHETVDVGIITTDLEGWCSIAPHRQMGMVFSIVVTGASASSSATPSASPDAEGGEHSGHGMSHGSGASAAADFDPMKVAPDGFEARDASLPAASAETVHRVALTVTEEEVEVAPGVTQLLWLYNGQAPGPTLRGRVGDRFIVTLSNDSEMGHSIDFHAGALAPDEPMRTIGPGESLEYAFTATRSGAWLYHCSTMPMSVHIANGMFGAVIIDPPDLAPVDREYVMVQSEFYLGAQGEIADAEKVLAKQPDMVAFNGYANQYRDRPLEARVGERVRVWVVDAGPNLFTSFHVVGGQFDTVFAESDYRLRDGGSTGTGGSQTLALGAAQGGFVELTFPEAGTYPFVTHIMADAEHGATGAFRVK; encoded by the coding sequence ATGACACGCAGAGGCTGGTATCTGGCCATCAATTCGCTTGTGCTCCTGTGGGTGGTGGCGACGGCGCTCGCGGTGCTGTTCCACCGTTTCCTTCCGGTGCCGACCTGGCTGATGGTGCACCTGACGGTGCTTGGCGCGGCGACGACCGCCATCCTCATCTGGAGCCAACATTTCGCCGACACCCTGCTGCGTCGGCCCGCCCGCGGCGGAAGGGTCGCGCTTGCGGTGCGGCTCGGCATCCACACTCTGGGTGCAGCAACGGTCATCGGCGGCATGATGACGGGAGTCTGGCCGGTCACAATCGCGGGCGGGGCGCTCGTGGCCCTGGCTGCAGTGCTGCACTCTGTCAGCCTGTTCGTGCAGGGCCGCGGCGCCCTGCCCAGTCGCTTCGGGCACCTTGTGCGCTACTACGTTGCGGCGGGGCTCGTGCTGGTCGTCGGCGTTGCCGCCGGTGTGCTGCTGGCGGGCCCGGATGCGTCACCGTGGTCCCGGGAGCAGCTGCATCTGGCCCACATCGCCCTGAATGTGCTCGGCTGGGTCGGCCTCACCGTCGTCGGCACGGTCATCCTGTTGTGGCCCACCATCCTGCACGCGCGCATCCAACCTCAGGCGGAGCGTGCCGCGAGCTTCGCTCTCGCCCCGCTGCTCTTCGGTCTCGCTCTGATCGTGGTCGCATGCCTGAGCGGGTATGTTCCTCTCGTCGCGATGGGTGTGCTCGTCTATCTGGCCGGCCTCTCGCTGGTTCTCATCGAGGCCGTGAAGCAGGCGATCGACTCGCCGCCGCGCACCTATGCCGCGTATTCCATGGCCGCGGCGCTGCTCTGGTTCTTCGGCAGCGTTCTCGCCTTCGGCGTGCTCGTCATCGCCACGCGTGACTGGTCGGCGCTCGACTCTGCCGTCGACGCGTTGATCATCCCGTTCGTCGCAGGCTTCATCGCGCAGATCGTGATCGCCGCGCTCAGCCACCTGGTGCCGGTCGTGCTCGGTGGTGGCCCCGCTGTCTCGAGGCTCACGGCGCGCGAACTCGACCGGGGTTCCGTCTTCCGCGTCATCGTCATCAACGGCGGCATGCTGCTCTACCTGTTCCCGCTGCCCGGGCTCGTCAAGATCGTGCTCTCGTTCGTGGTATTCGCCGTGCTGCTGTCGTTCGTGGTGTTCGCGTTGCGGGCGGTGCGCATCGCCCGGCGCGGGGTTGCCGAGGCGACGGATGCGGGCCCGCAGCCCCAGATTCGCAGCCGTAGCGGCATGGTCGTCACCGCCGCTGGCGCACTCGTGCTCGCCGTGGTCGTCGGTGTCGCCATCGACCCGACCGCGGCTGGCATCGGGGCGGCGCGACCGGATGCGAGCGTGCAGGAGACGGGGCACACCACGACGGTGCAGATGACGATGAAGGACATGCGCTTCAGCCCCGACGTCGTCGAGGTGCCCGCCGGCGATCGGCTCGTCATCGAACTCAGCAACCTCGACGCAGACGTGCACGACCTCGCCGTCGAGAACGGTGTCGCATCCGGCCGCCTCGCGAAGGGCCAGCACGAGACCGTCGACGTGGGCATCATCACCACCGACCTGGAGGGCTGGTGCTCGATCGCCCCGCACCGCCAGATGGGCATGGTGTTCTCGATCGTCGTGACCGGGGCATCCGCATCCTCATCTGCGACGCCGTCCGCGTCTCCGGATGCCGAGGGCGGCGAACATTCCGGTCACGGCATGAGTCACGGCTCGGGCGCATCCGCCGCCGCCGACTTCGACCCCATGAAGGTGGCCCCCGACGGCTTCGAGGCGCGCGATGCGAGCCTGCCCGCAGCATCCGCCGAGACCGTGCACCGCGTCGCGCTGACCGTGACCGAGGAGGAGGTCGAGGTCGCGCCCGGGGTCACCCAGCTGCTATGGCTGTACAACGGTCAGGCGCCGGGACCGACGCTGCGCGGCAGGGTCGGCGACCGCTTCATCGTCACTCTCAGCAACGACAGCGAGATGGGCCATTCGATCGACTTCCATGCGGGCGCGCTCGCCCCTGACGAGCCAATGCGAACCATCGGCCCGGGCGAGTCGCTCGAATACGCGTTCACGGCGACCCGATCCGGCGCCTGGCTGTACCACTGCTCGACGATGCCGATGTCGGTACATATCGCGAATGGAATGTTCGGCGCCGTCATCATCGACCCGCCCGATCTCGCACCCGTCGACCGCGAATACGTGATGGTGCAGTCCGAGTTCTATCTGGGCGCGCAGGGCGAGATTGCGGATGCCGAGAAGGTGCTCGCGAAGCAGCCAGACATGGTCGCGTTCAACGGCTACGCGAACCAGTACCGCGACCGCCCGCTCGAGGCGCGCGTGGGGGAGAGGGTGCGCGTCTGGGTTGTCGACGCCGGGCCGAACCTGTTCACGTCATTTCATGTGGTGGGCGGCCAGTTCGACACCGTCTTTGCGGAGAGCGACTACCGCCTGCGCGACGGCGGCAGCACCGGAACGGGCGGATCCCAGACGCTCGCGCTCGGCGCCGCGCAGGGCGGCTTCGTCGAGCTGACATTCCCCGAGGCCGGCACCTACCCCTTCGTCACGCACATCATGGCCGATGCCGAGCATGGCGCGACGGGCGCGTTCCGCGTCAAGTAG